tcttattttattttgaattttgtaagttcaaattatcaaattggTTCTTTATTAGGGTCCAAATTTCAgacttattttttcaaatatcacAATTGATTTAACGCTTTCCAActccatttttattatttacgttacatttataaataaataaaatattaactttataaaaatttaattactgAAAATTTCAACTAAATTGACtgatgattaaaaaaatcactaaaatccaaataatgatttttgttttttcaaaatcaaacaagatctGATGCTGTCTAGTAATGCCTCTGACTTTTTAAAGTTGTAAAAaactctttctctttctctttctctcaaaGAGTTGGTGCTCATTTTTAGCTCTGACTTTCTGGTTCATGCTTGAAGGAAAAAGATGGAAGATTTACCATCTGGGTATCGCCCAAATGTTGGCGTTTGTCTCATCAATTCAAACGATCAGGTTTTTCATTTCTCCAATTTAGCAATTTCTCATTACTAATCACACCTTTCATTCAAAACCAACAACACTTCTGTTTCAGATTTGATTCCTTTCTCTTCTTTGCTCTGTTTCAAAACATGGAACAATCGAATTCATTTGTTTCTACTGTTATATCTGTTCATCATTTTTCAGGTTTTTGTAGCTTCTAGATTGAATGTTCCAGGAGCATGGCAAATGCCTCAGGTTTAAATCCCATCCcatctaatctaatctaatctaaaccCTTTTCttctaaaccctaatttcaCAACTTGTCAACTGAAATTATAGGGAGgaattgaagatgatgaagatcCAAAATCTGCTGCAATGAGAGCTTTGCGTGAAGAAACTGGCATAACCTCTACTGAAATAGTATCTGAGGTTACTTCAATTCCTTTATATTCATTCTCCTCTCAATTTAAAACATGGGTCTCAAAaaagttttcatttttcaaGATTATACCAATGATTATTACTCAATTTTGAATAGGTCCCAAAATGGATTACTTATGATTTCCCACCTGCTGTGAAGACCAAAGTGAACCGTCTTTGGGGTGGTGAATGGCATGGCCAGGCTCAAAAATGGTCAGTTCTTAAACTGTAACAAATTatgtatgatcaaattttcaggTTATTGAATCTTGACATAATTGAAATTATAGGTACCTTATGAGGTTAATGAGTAACGATGAAAGTGAGATTAACTTAGCCAATGGAGAAGCAGATGCTGGTTTCTCGGATTGGAAATGGGTTAGTCCCGAAGAGGTTGTTGAACAGGTAAATTTAGTTTCACAACTTTCATACGATGTTTAACCGAAATAGAATTAACTAATTGTATTTGTAATTGAAATAGGCGGTAGAGTACAAGAGACCTTTGTACGAGGAAGTGATGAGAACCTTCGAAACATACTTCGCTGGAACCGCCAAAGCGGCTAAATGCCTATCCACGAAATGGTGAACATTGTTGAGAAAACGTATACACAACAagtgtagtttttttttttgtgtgtaaatGTGTGGTATGGTTCAGACAATAATCAAGATGTGGTGTTCCTTAATTCATTGCAATAAGtgtagtttttttattattagtaggAAAGTTGTACATAtggtttgttttattaaatgagaAATAAGTCTATAAGCacattagaaaatattatttttaatgaattttgtaATTGTTTACAAGATTAAGGTTAGACTGTGAATGcataaaaatggaaaattaGCCTAGGCCCAAATTAGCTAGAGTCTATTCATAAGAGGAGAAATATATTAGATCAATTGATGCATGTTATGGGCCCCTTGCCAGACTAATCATAAGAGAAGAGAAATAGGCCTAGGACCAAATAATACAATCTACTTGGGCTATTCAAACAAGGacatatgaagaaaaaaaaaaaattaatcccTAAACCCTATAGCTAGAGTAGAGACCTCTTGCGTTTGCGTGCTTACTTCATTTTTTgccttacaattttttttttttttgaattgctTGGACAATTTACGATATCGGAGCTGGATTAGGATTTGAAATCTATACGAGTTAATTTCTTTTACAAAATTTGTGTGGTCTacaactataataatataagcaAACAACCAAAGTAACTTAGATTCTATGGGTCATTCGGGCTAGTTTCTTTTATCGTTTTTCTGAATGATTTAAGAATATCgttcttttttgttttgttaagtgaAAGTAACTTATTCACATGACACTTTTAAAGTACTTCCTCTTGTGGGATGATTTTTTGAAGTATGTGTCCTTCATCcaatttttctatttctttttagagaaagaaagagagaattAATATGACACCCAACTGTTATGGTCCTGTTTAAACTCAAAGCAAGCTTTCAATTTTTTCAGGTCGATAGAATCTTTGAGTTACCTTTGGAAGAACTCGTTGAGACTTGAGAGGGTCAAAATAGTTAATTATCACTccaaatttatttcaagacCTTGATGATTTCGCATGCAAATCTCCTTTGACGACTTAACACTTCGACTGATCATCACTATTTATCTCCTTCGAGGACTTAAAACTTCGACTATGTCATCAACACGGCATCAACCATGTCCGAACGTTTTATTAGTTAGTCATAAATATTATCAGAATTTTATTTgttctcttttaattatttttgctcaaattttagttataatGCCTGGTTGTGTAGTATCTTCTGctaccataattttttttattggtttagATTGTTATGAGAAATATTATCTATATTGAAGAAAAGAAGGAAATCTTGATTAGCATTTTATAAAGGATTCCTATTGTAGCTGcaaactaaataaataactcCCATAATTTTTCAAACAGAAACCtcaacataaaatattataagttaataagtaaatatatgttAGTATCTCTAGTAATAGTAAATTAGTAATCCATAAACCTTGCCTACTCCATCTATAATCTTTATCCTTTAATATATTACTTTCCTCTTAACATTTCTCTAGtatgaattatattataatatgagCACAAATATGTTTAACTTGAATTCTAGCAAGCAGCTGAAGGATGACGGGTCGGGAACATCTGGGCTTTATCCGACAAGGTCCTGTTGATGTCGCTCGAGGCATTGGCTGCAGTTGTGGTGGCGGTGACTCGCTCGCACCGGGGGCACATGGAGAGGGTGCCAGCCGACATTGGCTCGCAGCTGTTGGGTGGCGGCGCCACCCTCAAAGCCCGAAGCTCCTCCACCTCCTTCCGGAGCAACTTGTTTTGCTCGGTTAAAGACCCGAACCACCTTTTTAAGTACTCACATTCTATTTCTGTTTGCTTTAGCTTACTCCTGCTCAgcatttttattatgtttagaataacaataataataataatttctatttttgtAAAAAGGACATGAGTGCATAATTGAGGCATACATGGAAATAAATGAcatgaatataaattaattgtccTGACAATAACAAGTACTGGTGATGCTGAGTTACAActaccaaattaattattatttatttctatttaattataaatagtgtggaaaaagaatttataaagttggctttatgtaattaattagggtttataaGGCACTCAACATCAAGGAAAAGGGATTTGGCTAACCAATATTTACTCACATTCATATATAGTAGGGGGGCTAAAATTAGAACAAGAATCACTTTATTGTATAAAGAATGTGTGTTTTCTTTTTTAGCAAGAACAAATAATTGGTGAGCATACATTTATTTCACTTAGGTCTAGAAGAAGATTTATGGAGGTGGCTAACATGACCGACTCATGTGTACGCGAGTAGTGATTTCGTGATTGACTCGTTTCCTTCCTATGTAGAGGGAACTATTCTTCAAATTTCACGTTACCACACTAATCAAATCAAACATTCTCGAAAATACAAGGttaaacaacaacaacaaaaggTTTACCATCAACAATTTTGATTCTAATAAAAAACACTTGTAGACTAAAGTAGGGTCATGACAATTATTCCCATAAGAATTAGTCAATATACATGCTTGAGACATCTTGACCATGAAAAACGAGGATCAACTCTGGCAAAGTTTTAACAAATCTTTTTGTTAAAGTTTCAACTATCATAACTATACATAAATTCTTTGTTTGCACCAACTCAAGTGATGCATTAATAACTCCCTTAAATCTCGGGGTTTAAGAGATCAAATATCACGAGttacattatattaaaatagagGTTAGTTTCTTTTTGTATTAAACGGATTCAAAAGTGACCTTCTCAAATTCCGCCTCAAGTTTTGTTAATAGAAACTAAAACATTTTGGCATTATGGTTGAGTTGTTTATATCCAAATAACTATTTTTGGAAATGTTTTGACAACattaattgttaattattaatataattataaactaaACCTACTTTAACTTACCAACTTTATCATTTGAAAAGaacataacatttatttattattcaaatttaaattttgaagaaaaaacaagttattctatttaaatttaaaacgtgTTTACTGAAAAAAGAATTATGGttataaaaagattaattattccTTCTAAGTTGCCTATTGAATTGAATaaggttataaaataaaataagccAAGTTATTCCAAAAATAGTAatagaatatataatttgtGAAGAGTACGATAAGAAAAGATATGgaaaaagatatttttatttggtccccacatataataattataattaattatataaagaattaattaattaatttatttagtatattAAAATACCTGGCTCTCCTATTTTGAAACCACACCTCCACTTGCCTCGGCTTCACCATCAGCTTCATTGCCAATGTTTCCTTTTGTTTCTGtaagtattaattaatttaattaattaattaatgcaataattgtgttttcttttaaaaaatataaattaaaaatctggcgtaagaaacaaacaaaccaattaataagaaaaaaaaaaaagtagaatttAAATCTATAATTAGACATTTCTTGGGAATTAATTATTGAACTTAAAATAGACCATTCGATTATTGGAGTGTACATATCAATCAACTTCGAACAACCGTATGGTGTCcaaatctttttttttgaaaaattcattattattaatttattattattattattatcatttcttTGACTTTAACATTTTATTCTAACAGAAGAGAGATAAAAAGCCATCTCTCTACCCACATTTCTACCTcatttgatgttggttattttttttcttttattgaattattgaatttgttaattaaaatataatttacttaatttaataaaaaaacatcacaataattttaatcaattaaaaacttaaataacccattttagaataaaacacattttttttaacaataatacaAACATCATACAAGCTCTAAAAATAGTGTTTGATATTAGTTAtttgaaagttttaaaaattattttattagttgattttttttatttaaaatttataaaaataaaataaaatatttttattaataaattaagtgatttaataattaaaaaatatatattagaatgattgaattttgaaaattaattaaaaaaacaaatcaaaattaaacaacCCCAACTTAGTTTTTCATTCTATTCatctatcaaaataatttattttatttttataaaatttaaataaaaaaatattataataattcaaactgcttaaaaatccaaataatatactttttcaatctaaaaaaatattccctttttcaaaagaaattaacaaaatcctaaataattcaacatcaatcaagctctaATCCTTTCTATCTGAGTTAATTATAAACATGTTAATATTGAAGTTATAAAAAAGTTGGATTttttaaacacaaataaaaaaacaatgaattataattaaaaaaaattaatatttaaaatagaaatagtgaattaaataatccgaatcaaacaaggccttatcaaaaacaaaaaaacaaaaatcaaacaaaacctAATGTCCTAAATGTCTTGAACTTTTCTCTTAAGGAAAAACATAATGTCGTGAAATGGGAATAATTAAAAAGTGTaccttttcaatttttttttttccaaataattcaaaatatcaaaaaccaatattaaggtttagtttgatttagtttataataaGAAAACAAGATTATATATAGGATCATGACTACTCACTGGATTTAAGGTATGATTTTGTTGAAAACTTTCTTCAAGAAGTCTAGATTGTTCTTTCGTCAGCCGGAGTTTCTTCCACGGCGGTCCTCCGCCGGCGCCGGCGTTAGTATCATCATCGTCGTCAACACATTCCTCCTCTCCCACTCCTCCTCTTGTAGGAACTTGATTTATGTCCAAATCTCTCACAAAACTAGTCcctataaataaatacaaagatTGGtacaattaaattaagaaaaaaaaggtgGTCTTATGATTtgatctaaaattttattaaagagtgattttcaaaaaagaacTTATAATAGATAGAGAGAGTTACCAGTAGAAAAACCAGGCATGGAGATGGATAAATCTAGGTTAGAAGGGTTTGTGGGCAAACCCGCCATGGGAGGAGaagattgaagaagatgaagatgagagagagaagagagggaGGGGAAAGAAGAGATAGAGGGGACAGAAAGAAATTAATACTTGAGCTTTTCTGGTATAGGTTTTTGGCAaagatggaaaaaaaaaattaaaattaaaaatgaaattatgatttaagaaaaagaatattGTAGCACAACCACAACCGACTTATTCAAAATcagattatttaataattattttttagctATGGTTCGTttggattattaaaataactttgaaagaaaaaaaatatatgatttgtgatgattttgaggatgtaTGTTCTGTATGGATATTTTATTTCGGTAAAAAATTAAAgggtatatataaataaaataaaaaatagaagatattttaatgttttaattaatgaattaattattttaatgaataaaaaaaaacaaaaaaatgttattttttagattgtttgaataactcaaaccaaacaactttaatttaattataatagagAAGTTTGGGTTTATTAAACttggattatttaaaagatattgaaagattattaataaaataaattttattttttaaaataaaaaatattttaatattttgattaaaaattgagTAGAGTGAAATTATACtgaataataattgaatttagaaaaaataatttatcaataataaatatatattttaaaaaatgatagtttaattaataaataatttgatagaaaaagaaaatttaggATATACATGTTGAGTTATTTAAGatgttttttataatagttttttaaaataaggttGCTTGatgaaattttgtttgatttgtgttTATTATactgtatttttatattaaaatttaaattaaaaaaaatattaatattttaattaatgaattgaataattttttgaaaaaatagtaACTTTTTCTAACtgagttaaatatatatttcgtACACTCAATCAATTTAACCAGATTAGTTAAACATATTATATAGCTTCACTccaaaatcttataaat
This is a stretch of genomic DNA from Impatiens glandulifera chromosome 4, dImpGla2.1, whole genome shotgun sequence. It encodes these proteins:
- the LOC124936020 gene encoding nudix hydrolase 25-like; amino-acid sequence: MEDLPSGYRPNVGVCLINSNDQVFVASRLNVPGAWQMPQGGIEDDEDPKSAAMRALREETGITSTEIVSEVPKWITYDFPPAVKTKVNRLWGGEWHGQAQKWYLMRLMSNDESEINLANGEADAGFSDWKWVSPEEVVEQAVEYKRPLYEEVMRTFETYFAGTAKAAKCLSTKW
- the LOC124936019 gene encoding homeobox-leucine zipper protein HOX3-like, giving the protein MAGLPTNPSNLDLSISMPGFSTGTSFVRDLDINQVPTRGGVGEEECVDDDDDTNAGAGGGPPWKKLRLTKEQSRLLEESFQQNHTLNPKQKETLAMKLMVKPRQVEVWFQNRRARSKLKQTEIECEYLKRWFGSLTEQNKLLRKEVEELRALRVAPPPNSCEPMSAGTLSMCPRCERVTATTTAANASSDINRTLSDKAQMFPTRHPSAAC